A window of Streptomyces gilvosporeus contains these coding sequences:
- a CDS encoding MFS transporter, producing the protein MHKKWWPLAAVSLGNVLLLVDVTIVVSALPRMADGLGASFSALQWVMDGYALAMAALLMAAGSAADRFGRRRLYLAGLALFALASLACGLAPGAGTLIAARAAQGVGAAAMLATNTPLLMAAYRGRDRGIAFGIWGGTSGAATAIGPVLGGLLTEHLNWRAIFLVNLPLTAVAGYLTVRHLRESHGDRGTRIDVPGALAFTLSASALTYGLMRGGERGWAENGTLTWLAVAAVALVVFVLVERRMPQPLLDLRLLRRPSFAALMAAALLLQAAAFPYLTFVGLWVQNVLGLTPVQAGLAALPMALMSLLVGVLGGRALQRLAPQLPLGIGLLLIGAGALLDSALLGADAGWATMIPGLAVSGVGVGAAMPVLAPAALGAAPPQRAGMASGAVNTFRQLGFALGIAALGTLFTHALHGLTPGAPLPAVRAAYATGLTRLTLTSGLVAVAAGLMVLMVVRGTGSTGPVAAGGRARSRLRGRPRHRQAPSPTTHVRANGPTDLP; encoded by the coding sequence GTGCACAAGAAGTGGTGGCCGCTGGCCGCCGTCTCCCTCGGCAATGTCCTGCTGCTGGTCGATGTGACGATCGTGGTCAGCGCGCTGCCCCGGATGGCCGACGGCCTGGGCGCCTCGTTCTCCGCCCTCCAGTGGGTGATGGACGGCTATGCGCTGGCGATGGCCGCGCTGCTGATGGCTGCGGGCTCGGCCGCGGACCGTTTCGGGCGGCGCCGGCTGTACCTGGCGGGGCTGGCCCTTTTCGCGCTCGCCTCGCTGGCCTGCGGGCTGGCCCCGGGCGCCGGGACCCTGATCGCGGCCCGTGCCGCCCAGGGCGTCGGCGCGGCGGCGATGTTGGCCACCAACACCCCGCTGCTGATGGCCGCCTACCGGGGCCGCGACCGCGGCATCGCCTTCGGCATCTGGGGCGGCACCAGCGGCGCCGCCACCGCGATCGGCCCGGTCCTGGGCGGACTGCTCACCGAGCATCTGAACTGGCGGGCGATCTTCCTGGTCAACCTGCCGCTGACCGCCGTCGCCGGATACCTGACGGTCCGCCATCTCCGCGAGTCCCACGGCGACCGGGGGACCCGTATCGATGTGCCGGGTGCCCTGGCCTTCACGCTGTCCGCGAGCGCGCTGACGTACGGGCTGATGCGCGGCGGCGAACGCGGCTGGGCGGAGAACGGCACCCTGACCTGGCTCGCGGTCGCGGCGGTCGCGCTGGTCGTCTTCGTCCTCGTCGAGCGGCGGATGCCACAGCCCCTGCTGGACCTGCGGCTGCTGCGCCGCCCCTCGTTCGCGGCCCTGATGGCGGCGGCCCTACTGCTCCAGGCGGCGGCCTTCCCCTATCTGACGTTCGTGGGGCTGTGGGTGCAGAACGTGCTGGGCCTGACCCCGGTGCAGGCGGGGCTGGCGGCGCTGCCGATGGCCCTGATGTCGCTGCTGGTCGGCGTGCTCGGCGGCCGGGCGCTCCAGCGGCTCGCCCCGCAACTCCCGCTGGGCATCGGCCTGTTGCTGATCGGCGCGGGTGCGCTGCTGGACAGCGCGCTGCTCGGCGCGGACGCGGGCTGGGCCACGATGATCCCGGGGCTCGCGGTGAGCGGAGTCGGCGTCGGCGCGGCCATGCCGGTGCTGGCCCCGGCGGCCCTGGGTGCGGCGCCGCCGCAGCGCGCGGGCATGGCCAGCGGCGCGGTGAACACCTTCCGCCAACTGGGCTTCGCCCTCGGCATCGCGGCCCTCGGCACCCTCTTCACCCACGCCCTGCACGGCCTCACCCCGGGCGCCCCGCTACCGGCCGTCCGCGCCGCCTATGCGACGGGCCTGACGCGCCTCACCCTGACCTCCGGGCTGGTGGCGGTGGCGGCGGGGCTGATGGTGCTGATGGTGGTTCGGGGGACGGGGAGTACGGGTCCGGTCGCCGCGGGCGGCCGCGCTCGTAGCCGCCTTCGTGGCCGCCCTCGCCACCGTCAAGCGCCATCCCCCACGACACACGTACGGGCGAACGGCCCCACGGACCTCCCGTGA
- the pheA gene encoding prephenate dehydratase, with translation MSASRYTYLGPAGTFTEAALRTLPEAATRELTPMVSVPAALDAVRAGEAAAALVPIENSVEGGVTTTLDELASGEPLMIYREVLLPIAFALLVRPGTALSDVKTVTGHPVAQPQVRKWLADQLPEAVWESAASNADGARLVQEGRYDGAFAGEFAAATYGLTPLVTDIHDAQNAATRFVLVGRPARPAAPTGADKTSVVLWLAEDHPGALLELLQEYAVRGVNMMRIESRPTGEGIGRYCFSVDCEGHIADRRVADVLMGLKRVCRDVRFLGSYPRADEVTATVRPTMTDSAFTEASDWLARCLDGRG, from the coding sequence ATGTCGGCCAGTCGTTACACCTATCTCGGGCCCGCGGGCACGTTCACCGAGGCCGCCCTGCGCACGCTGCCGGAGGCCGCGACGCGGGAGCTGACGCCGATGGTGTCGGTGCCGGCCGCTCTGGATGCGGTGCGCGCGGGCGAGGCGGCCGCGGCGCTGGTGCCGATCGAGAACTCCGTCGAGGGCGGGGTCACCACCACCCTCGACGAGCTGGCCTCCGGCGAACCGCTGATGATCTACCGCGAGGTGCTGCTGCCGATCGCCTTCGCGCTGCTGGTGCGCCCCGGTACGGCGCTGTCGGACGTCAAGACGGTGACCGGGCATCCGGTCGCCCAACCGCAGGTGCGCAAGTGGCTGGCGGACCAACTCCCGGAAGCCGTATGGGAGTCGGCGGCCTCCAATGCGGACGGCGCGCGGCTGGTGCAGGAGGGACGGTACGACGGCGCCTTCGCCGGTGAGTTCGCCGCGGCGACGTACGGGCTCACGCCGCTGGTCACCGACATCCACGATGCGCAGAACGCCGCCACCCGCTTCGTCCTGGTCGGCCGCCCGGCCCGGCCCGCGGCGCCCACCGGCGCGGACAAGACCTCGGTGGTGCTGTGGCTGGCCGAGGACCACCCCGGTGCGCTGCTGGAGCTGCTCCAGGAGTACGCGGTGCGCGGCGTGAACATGATGCGGATCGAATCCCGGCCGACCGGTGAGGGCATCGGCCGCTACTGCTTCTCGGTGGACTGCGAGGGCCATATCGCCGACCGCCGGGTCGCCGATGTCCTGATGGGGCTCAAGCGGGTCTGCCGCGATGTGCGGTTCCTCGGCTCGTATCCGCGGGCCGACGAGGTGACGGCGACGGTACGGCCGACGATGACGGACTCGGCGTTCACCGAGGCGTCGGACTGGCTGGCGCGCTGTCTCGACGGGCGCGGCTGA
- a CDS encoding rhomboid-like protein, giving the protein MKPVLPGRCLQRPADAVRRSVAWVRAWVRSAPGTHIWLLIIGITSLVVASASEGLGEFLLHRTSSNIHELNEHPVPALLMSGFWIERPGSYLLYVVMFELLHANVERWLGTWRWLLIVGVAHCAATLASQELVLLAIEGHRLPRSMTHVVDIGVSYGLAAAAGVLTYRLRSPWCYGWLLGVLLFFGVPLLTGATFTDFGHAISLVLGLVAWPLTPAGRAAPDEEEDEDDDADGADQDGARAAPDPRAALDPDSRRQDG; this is encoded by the coding sequence ATGAAACCCGTACTCCCCGGCCGGTGCCTGCAACGGCCCGCCGACGCCGTGCGCCGCTCGGTGGCCTGGGTGCGGGCCTGGGTACGCAGCGCCCCCGGCACCCACATCTGGCTGCTGATCATCGGCATCACCAGCCTGGTCGTCGCCTCGGCCTCCGAGGGGCTGGGCGAGTTCCTCCTGCACCGCACCAGCAGCAATATCCACGAGCTGAACGAGCATCCGGTGCCGGCGCTGCTCATGAGCGGTTTCTGGATCGAGCGCCCGGGGTCGTACCTGCTCTATGTGGTGATGTTCGAGCTGCTGCACGCCAATGTGGAGCGCTGGCTGGGCACCTGGCGCTGGCTGCTGATCGTCGGCGTCGCGCACTGCGCCGCCACGCTCGCCAGCCAGGAACTCGTCCTGCTGGCCATCGAGGGCCACCGGCTGCCCCGGTCGATGACCCATGTCGTGGACATCGGGGTCTCCTACGGGCTGGCGGCCGCCGCCGGGGTGCTGACCTACCGGCTGCGCTCGCCCTGGTGCTACGGCTGGCTCCTCGGCGTGCTGCTCTTCTTCGGCGTCCCGCTGCTGACCGGGGCGACCTTCACCGACTTCGGGCATGCCATCTCCCTGGTCCTGGGGCTGGTGGCATGGCCGCTGACGCCGGCGGGACGGGCGGCGCCGGACGAGGAGGAGGACGAGGACGACGACGCGGACGGGGCGGACCAGGACGGGGCGCGCGCCGCCCCGGACCCGCGCGCCGCCCTGGACCCCGACAGCCGCCGTCAGGACGGGTAG
- the lysA gene encoding diaminopimelate decarboxylase: MSHTLGRTRTALPQPAVPGPAAPPHSPPALWPGSTTPLPDDDLAVGGVPLTELADRFGTPAYVLDEDEVRHRCRAYLRAFPDTDIYYAAKAFLCRAMAHWVQEEGLGLDVCSAGELELAVTTGFPPERIVLHGNAKSPEDLRSALRLGVGRIVIDSTSEIARLAAAVPVGNRQKVLIRVVPGIAAGGHAKIRTGTEGQKFGLSLADGSAQHAITRVLGQPRLQLVGLHCHLGSQITTVKPYLSAVRRLVGLLARIHDQHGLALPELDLGGGHGIAYRPGEPALDPVGLGVKIRAELAGSCAAAGLPVPRLAIEPGRAIAGPSGIALYRVLAVKQTGGHTFVAVDGGMSDNPRPALYGVRYAPRLVGRRSLAAPAAVTVVGRHCEAGDILASDVPLPSDLRPGDLLAVPVAGAYHLSMASGYNLVGRPPVVAVTGGHARLLVRRESLADIQGRDVGL, encoded by the coding sequence ATGAGTCACACCCTCGGCCGGACCCGGACCGCTCTCCCGCAGCCCGCCGTCCCCGGTCCCGCCGCGCCCCCACATTCCCCGCCGGCCCTCTGGCCCGGGTCCACCACCCCCCTGCCGGACGACGATCTCGCCGTCGGCGGCGTCCCCCTCACCGAGCTCGCCGACCGCTTCGGCACCCCCGCCTACGTCCTGGACGAGGATGAGGTCCGCCACCGCTGCCGCGCCTATCTGCGGGCCTTCCCCGACACCGACATCTACTACGCGGCCAAGGCGTTCCTGTGCCGCGCCATGGCGCACTGGGTCCAGGAGGAGGGCCTGGGCCTGGACGTCTGCTCGGCCGGCGAGCTCGAACTGGCCGTCACCACCGGCTTCCCGCCCGAGCGGATCGTGCTGCACGGCAACGCCAAGAGCCCGGAGGACCTGCGCAGTGCGCTGCGGCTCGGCGTCGGGCGGATCGTCATCGACAGCACCTCGGAGATAGCCCGGCTGGCCGCCGCGGTCCCCGTCGGCAACCGGCAGAAGGTGCTGATCCGGGTCGTACCGGGGATCGCCGCGGGCGGCCACGCCAAGATCCGTACCGGAACCGAAGGGCAGAAGTTCGGGCTGTCGCTGGCGGACGGTTCCGCCCAGCACGCCATCACCCGCGTACTGGGCCAGCCGCGCCTCCAACTGGTGGGTCTGCACTGTCACTTGGGGTCGCAGATCACCACCGTCAAGCCGTATCTGTCGGCGGTGCGGCGACTGGTCGGGCTGCTGGCCCGCATCCACGACCAGCACGGCCTCGCGCTGCCCGAACTGGACCTCGGCGGCGGCCACGGCATCGCCTACCGCCCCGGGGAACCCGCCCTCGACCCCGTCGGCCTCGGCGTCAAGATCCGCGCCGAGCTGGCCGGCAGTTGTGCGGCGGCCGGACTGCCGGTCCCCCGCCTGGCCATCGAACCGGGCCGCGCCATCGCGGGACCCTCCGGAATCGCCCTCTACCGGGTGCTGGCCGTCAAGCAGACCGGCGGGCACACCTTCGTGGCGGTGGACGGCGGTATGAGCGACAACCCGCGGCCCGCGCTCTACGGGGTGCGCTACGCGCCCCGGCTGGTCGGCCGCCGCTCGCTCGCCGCACCGGCGGCGGTCACGGTCGTCGGCCGCCACTGCGAGGCCGGCGACATCCTCGCCTCCGACGTCCCCCTCCCGAGCGACCTCCGCCCCGGCGACCTCCTGGCCGTACCCGTGGCGGGCGCTTACCACCTCTCCATGGCCTCGGGCTACAACCTGGTCGGCCGCCCTCCGGTCGTCGCGGTCACCGGCGGCCACGCCCGGCTCCTGGTGCGCCGGGAGTCCCTGGCGGACATCCAGGGGCGGGATGTGGGGCTCTAA
- a CDS encoding SAV_915 family protein, whose product MSHPHPLYAEDPEPSDRLPAGPLFVPVRSGPAGCTARLFRTPRGGRIAVAFTSPQRLAAALGSGQPWVRLAEPALRALAEPVGATGLAVDPRFTPEIPPLQAV is encoded by the coding sequence GTGTCCCACCCCCACCCGCTGTACGCGGAAGACCCCGAACCCTCCGATCGTCTCCCGGCCGGGCCTTTGTTCGTCCCCGTCCGGTCGGGCCCCGCGGGCTGCACCGCCCGCCTGTTCCGCACCCCGCGCGGCGGCCGTATCGCCGTCGCCTTCACCTCGCCCCAACGGCTGGCGGCGGCCCTCGGCAGCGGCCAGCCCTGGGTGCGGCTCGCCGAACCCGCCCTGCGCGCCCTGGCCGAACCGGTCGGCGCGACCGGCCTGGCCGTCGATCCCCGGTTCACCCCGGAGATCCCGCCCCTGCAAGCCGTCTGA
- the serS gene encoding serine--tRNA ligase, which translates to MIDLRLLREDPDRVRASQRARGEDVALVDALLSADERRRSSGVRFDELRAEQKALGKLIPKAAGDEKAVLLKKAGELAAAVKAADAAQDEAKEETQQLLRKLGNLVHPDVPVGGEEDFTVLETHGTIRDFAAEGFEPKDHLEIGQALGAIDVERAAKVSGSRFYYLTGIGALLELALVNAAIAQATEAGFIPMLTPALVRPDAMEGTGFLGQAAENVYHLEKDDYYLVGTSEVPLAGYHMDEILDGDRLPLRYAGFSPCFRREAGTYGKDTRGIFRVHQFDKVEMFSYVAPEDAQAEHQRLLDWEKQWLNALELPFQVIDVATGDLGASASRKFDCEAWIPTQGKYRELTSASNCDEFQARRLSIRLRDTEDGKSKVRPLATLNGTLCAVPRTIVALFENHQQADGSVRVPEILRPYLGGRERLEPVAR; encoded by the coding sequence GTGATTGACCTTCGCCTGCTCCGTGAGGACCCCGACCGTGTGCGCGCCTCCCAGCGCGCCCGTGGAGAGGACGTCGCCCTCGTCGACGCGCTTCTCTCCGCCGACGAGCGGCGCAGGTCGTCCGGCGTCCGCTTCGACGAGCTGCGCGCCGAGCAGAAGGCGCTCGGCAAGCTCATCCCCAAGGCCGCCGGGGACGAGAAGGCCGTCCTGCTGAAGAAGGCCGGCGAGCTGGCCGCCGCCGTCAAGGCCGCCGACGCCGCGCAGGACGAGGCCAAGGAAGAGACCCAGCAGCTGCTGCGCAAGCTCGGCAACCTGGTCCACCCGGACGTGCCCGTCGGCGGCGAGGAGGACTTCACGGTCCTCGAGACGCACGGCACCATCCGCGACTTCGCCGCCGAGGGCTTCGAGCCCAAGGACCACCTGGAGATCGGCCAGGCGCTCGGCGCCATCGACGTCGAACGCGCGGCGAAGGTCTCCGGCTCGCGCTTCTACTACCTGACGGGCATCGGCGCGCTGCTGGAGCTCGCCCTCGTCAACGCCGCCATCGCACAGGCCACCGAGGCCGGTTTCATCCCCATGCTGACCCCGGCGCTGGTGCGTCCGGACGCCATGGAGGGCACCGGCTTCCTCGGCCAGGCCGCCGAGAACGTCTACCACCTGGAGAAGGACGACTACTACCTGGTCGGCACCTCCGAGGTCCCGCTCGCCGGCTACCACATGGACGAGATCCTCGACGGAGACCGCCTCCCGCTGCGCTACGCCGGCTTCTCCCCGTGCTTCCGCCGCGAGGCCGGCACATACGGCAAGGACACCCGCGGCATCTTCCGGGTCCACCAGTTCGACAAGGTGGAGATGTTCTCCTACGTCGCCCCGGAGGACGCCCAGGCCGAGCACCAGCGCCTGCTGGACTGGGAAAAGCAGTGGCTGAACGCCCTGGAGCTGCCGTTCCAGGTGATCGACGTCGCCACCGGTGACCTCGGCGCCTCGGCCTCCCGCAAGTTCGACTGCGAGGCGTGGATCCCCACCCAGGGCAAGTACCGCGAGCTGACCTCGGCCTCCAACTGCGACGAGTTCCAGGCGCGGCGGCTGTCGATCCGGCTGCGCGACACCGAGGACGGCAAGTCCAAGGTCCGCCCGCTGGCGACGCTGAACGGCACGCTGTGCGCCGTACCGCGCACCATCGTCGCGCTCTTCGAGAACCACCAGCAGGCGGACGGCTCGGTGCGCGTCCCCGAGATCCTGCGCCCCTACCTGGGCGGCCGCGAGCGCCTCGAGCCCGTCGCCCGGTGA
- a CDS encoding Lrp/AsnC family transcriptional regulator: protein MKTDTKAVGPATGFDALDRQLLHALQLDGRAPFSRIAAALGVSDQTVARRYTRHRGSGAVRVVGLAGTQELGEVDWLVRVQCTPDAAVPVAEAIARRADTSWVGLMSGGTEIGALCRGASGEHSDQLLLEKLPRTPSVVGVTAHCLLHQFYGGPQGLVSKSGVLSDEQIALLSPPPPDPVSAPVALGDADRRLFEALGRDARTPLAELAAVTGWSPTTVRRRLAELRGHGVLYYDVDYDPRLVGYGVMVALWLSVEPAALAATGAALAAHPEVAFAGATTGPNNVFASVVAEDVAALYTYLTTRVAALPGVRTMESAPRIRHIKGAGPFLPTRPAPGSATRPAPRPAVRPVVPGRRR from the coding sequence GTGAAAACCGACACGAAGGCCGTCGGCCCCGCCACCGGGTTCGACGCCCTCGACCGGCAGTTGCTGCACGCCCTCCAGCTGGACGGCCGGGCGCCCTTCAGCCGCATCGCCGCCGCGCTCGGCGTCTCGGACCAGACCGTTGCCCGCCGCTACACCCGCCACCGCGGCAGCGGGGCGGTGCGCGTCGTGGGGCTGGCCGGTACACAGGAGCTGGGCGAGGTCGACTGGCTGGTGCGGGTGCAGTGCACGCCGGATGCCGCGGTGCCCGTCGCCGAGGCGATCGCCCGCCGCGCGGACACCAGCTGGGTGGGCCTGATGTCCGGCGGTACGGAGATCGGCGCGCTCTGCCGCGGGGCGAGCGGCGAGCACTCCGATCAGCTGCTGCTGGAGAAGCTGCCGCGGACGCCCAGCGTCGTCGGGGTCACCGCGCACTGTCTGCTGCACCAGTTCTACGGCGGCCCGCAGGGCCTGGTCAGCAAGTCGGGGGTGCTGAGCGACGAGCAGATCGCCCTGCTGAGCCCGCCGCCGCCGGATCCGGTGTCCGCACCGGTCGCGCTGGGCGACGCCGACCGCCGGCTGTTCGAGGCGCTGGGCCGCGACGCCCGTACCCCGCTGGCCGAACTGGCCGCCGTCACCGGCTGGTCGCCCACCACCGTCCGCCGTCGGCTGGCCGAGCTGCGCGGGCACGGCGTCCTGTACTACGACGTGGACTACGACCCGAGGCTCGTCGGGTACGGCGTGATGGTCGCCCTGTGGCTGTCGGTCGAACCCGCCGCGCTGGCCGCCACCGGGGCGGCGCTGGCGGCCCATCCGGAGGTCGCCTTCGCGGGCGCCACCACCGGGCCGAACAACGTCTTCGCGTCCGTGGTGGCCGAGGACGTCGCGGCGCTCTACACCTATCTGACGACGCGGGTCGCGGCGCTGCCCGGCGTACGGACGATGGAGAGCGCGCCGCGGATCCGGCACATCAAGGGCGCCGGACCGTTCCTGCCCACCCGACCGGCTCCCGGATCCGCCACCCGACCGGCGCCCCGCCCCGCCGTCCGTCCCGTCGTCCCCGGGCGCCGCAGATGA
- a CDS encoding HAD family hydrolase, with the protein MSAPPTPYQLIATDLDGTLLRHDETVSERTRAALAAATAAGAAHIVVTGRSVPWTRHILDALDYRGLAVCGQGAQLYHAGEHRLLTSVTLDRQLAGLALAKIEAETGPLYLAASRDGLEGEVLVGPGYRVQDGPLPSSLIDDPAELWTAPLNKLYLQHPSLDDDSLARTAREVAGDLVGVVVAGPGIVELLPLGLTKATGLSLAARRLGVKAAGTIAFGDMPNDIAMFGWSAHGVAMANAHDELKAVADEVTASNEEDGIAVVLERLYPS; encoded by the coding sequence GTGAGCGCACCGCCCACGCCCTACCAGCTCATCGCCACGGACCTCGACGGGACGCTGCTGCGCCACGACGAGACCGTCTCCGAGCGCACCCGTGCGGCGCTCGCCGCGGCCACCGCGGCGGGCGCGGCGCATATCGTCGTCACCGGCCGCTCGGTGCCCTGGACCCGGCACATCCTCGACGCCCTGGACTACCGGGGCCTGGCGGTGTGCGGCCAGGGCGCGCAGCTCTACCACGCCGGCGAGCACCGGCTGCTGACCTCCGTCACGCTCGACCGGCAGCTGGCGGGCCTAGCGCTGGCCAAGATCGAGGCGGAGACCGGTCCGCTGTATCTGGCGGCGAGCCGCGACGGCCTGGAGGGCGAGGTGCTGGTCGGCCCCGGCTACCGCGTCCAGGACGGCCCGCTGCCGAGCAGCCTGATCGACGATCCGGCCGAGCTGTGGACCGCCCCGCTCAACAAGCTCTACCTCCAGCACCCGAGCCTGGACGACGACTCGCTGGCCCGGACGGCCCGCGAGGTCGCCGGGGATCTGGTGGGCGTCGTGGTCGCCGGGCCCGGCATCGTCGAACTGCTGCCGCTGGGCCTGACCAAGGCCACCGGTCTGTCGCTGGCCGCCCGCCGTCTCGGCGTCAAGGCCGCCGGCACGATCGCCTTCGGCGATATGCCCAACGACATAGCGATGTTCGGCTGGTCCGCCCACGGGGTGGCGATGGCCAACGCCCATGACGAGCTGAAGGCCGTCGCGGACGAGGTCACCGCCTCCAACGAGGAGGACGGAATCGCGGTCGTGCTGGAGCGGCTCTACCCGTCCTGA